The DNA window AATGCTGGAAGTGAAAGCCAAAAACTGGTCGGAGTCCGCTCATCGATTCCTCAAACTATGCGTTGAAGCTGGAAATATCGAAGCCTGTTTCATTCTAGGCATGGTTGGTATAATTTTTTAGCGTTTTTCTCTTCGGATTTGATgataatgttaaataaaatatgaGATATTTTGTTTGAGATTGCAGTTAATGACTCTCGATGCATAGTGCGAActtctatatttatttaaaaaataaattactgAGATTTATTAATATTACCTGACACAGATTCGTTTCTACTGTTTGCACAACCGAGGAAGCGGTGCGTCATTGATGGCGAAGGCGGCGATTGCATCTCACGCTTCCGCGCTCTACTCCCTCGCCATCGTCCAGTTCAACGGCAGCGGCAGCTCGAAGAACGATAAAGACCTTCGGGCAGGCGTGGCGTTGTGTGCACGCGCGGCGTTTCTCGGCCACGTCGACGCACTTCGTGAACTTGGGCACTGCCTGCAAGATGGTTACGGAGTGAAGCAGAACGTCGCCGAGGGACGCCGATTCTTAGTTCAAGCTAACGCGCGCGAGTTAGCCACCTTTCTGGCGGCGGATCCGTCCGCTGTGGCGCCCAGCTCGTGGCTGACGTGGAATCCCCACCGCCACGTGGTTGGCAGCGGGTGTCCGTTACTAAGTGATTTCGGGTGTAATGTACCAACTCCGGAAGCTCATCCGGCGAACCGGTTTTTAGCCGATTGGTTTTCGGATCAGATTGGGAACACTCCGGGTTCGGGGCTCCGTCTTTGTTCACACACGGCTTGCGGGAGACCCGAGACTAGGAGGCATGAATTCCGTCGGTGTTCGGTGTGCGGAGCAGTGAATTACTGCTCTCGCGCATGCCAGGCGCTGGATTGGAAGCTGCGCCATAAGGTGCAGTGCGCACCCGTGGAAAGACTGGCGGATGACGACGGTTATTTTAACGGCGATGGCAATGACCATGGTGATGGCATCAATGGCAACGGCGGAGAAGCGATGGAGGAGAGTTAACAACGAGGCGTGGACTGTGAATGTGACGGTAACGGCACGGGAGTCTTTAGAGAAAGAGAGAGTAAAAAGTTGGTGAGTGAAATGAAGAAAATGGGAAATTTCGAGGCCAATTTTGAAGGAAATCTAATTTTAATAGTTCACAATGGTCATTTGTTTTTACAAGTGAACTTTTTACCCGCTCTTTCTTTGTAAAATAGAGTTTATTTATTACTCAATCTTAAGTTCAGATCCAAAATGAAAAacaaagaaattattatttgatttgattcgatTCGATTTGATTTAAAAGTagatttgatttatatattGATTATAATTCGAATTTCCCATGTATGATTAGAAATTCCTTTTAAAATGtagtcttaatcattattaatccAAACAGCATAATTAGATTATCACATATTAAATCTAAAGATTTATACGTACACATAAGGTCTCTTTACACTAACATGACCAAATGATAACATAATATTGATATTGCTGGCCTTTTATCACACTTCTCAGCAGATCACATGAAATGTGGGTCATGACAACTGCAAATTCTTGaggaaaaaaacaaacaaacattgATTCCAATTAATTGAGTGTTGTACAAAATTAttaggtgaagagttgggatgttaaaatgtgaaatatttgaataaCTAACCACATAAAATCCTTGAAATCTGCCTTAACTTTGGGGTAAAGATTGAAATGAAGGAAGCTTCATCTGAAAAGTCTATCATCAACCAGCAAACATTTCATACATCTAGATCCTTcgttttcttatatatatatatatatatatatatatatatatatatattgatcctACCCATAAGATTTATTCATTCGATCAAACCTTAAAATATAGTGACACATTTATTGGGACTCTAAGACAGATTCCCACGGTAAATCTATTCTATTGAATAGTGTTATTGAGGCCCGTgaatgtaaaaaataataaaaataatgtgcccataaaaccaaaaaaaaaaaaaaatggaaaacaGAAAGTGAACTGGCATAGGGTATCCTAGGTAGCAAGTAATTAAAATTGACGATTCAGGCAAGTGTCTGTTTCTTTTTCTCTAGTCTACTTTATGTGTTTTGGTCAAAAATTGTCAGATTGCAAGAGATTGACCAAAGcagaaacaaaagaaagaaaaataaataaataaagaagaAAGAATGGATTAGAAAGAGGGCAAAGGTAAAAGTTAAGGAGACAATGCATTATGCAAGTGGAGAATGTGCTTTGTCTGAGAAAAAGCTTTATGCTCCCcatttcaaaaataaagatacaaaaaCAAAGAAATGTAAAAGggcatctaataatggaattCACTTGTTCCTTCTTTTATCACTAATTATTCACTACTAACTATATAATCTAAaccaatttttcttttttaagatACAGAACATGTTAGTAGGAAAGAAAGTTATGCCCTAACTCCGGAGATTAGAAGAGTATATTACATAtaaattgaaggaaaaaaatcattttttgatTAGACGACGACGATTGTATCTACTCGTGACCGATAGCCCACTGTTTGTGGTCCAAACTcccaaaccaaaaaaaaaagaaaaaagaagccATTTCATGCCATCTTTGTTGGTTGGAGGTGCAACTAATTGTTGGTTGAGAATGCAAACACAACACCACAAATAGGGCAACAATGTGTGACACTATATTTTCAACAAATACAAGCTTTCTGCATTTGGGATTCATCCCTATATTGTTACCCATTTGTCTTGATTTATTTATCTTCCCCTCCTAATGAACAAACTCAGATCCATACTAACTTTAAGACTATTATCGATGTCTTGATGATATCGCGACCTCAATTACATGACGAACTCTACATTTTTGGATAAACGGACCTCTAAACATGTTGTTTTTCcaggaaaaaaaaacatgtattttcGAGAGGAAAAAATTGTGtaaaagttaatttttttttatacagaTAATTATTGCCATTAATCGCATTATCTATTGTCTGATTTGCTATGTGTTGATATTTTGAGATATGAGATCAATTTTTGCTTTTTAGGGAGGAAAATTGTTACAATAATTCAGTTTATGTGATCTTACAACATGTCCATTGGTTAGTCTTAGGGGTTAATAGGCACTTAATTGTGATTGAAAACAACTCATCAGATCTTCCTTCATGTACTTTAAATTTTCTTTGGTATTTgcgttaatatatatatttaatgcaAATTTTCGGCTAGATTTTCCACAAGCAATTATGAAAGTAGAATATATTTTCATAATATTTAAAAGGACACGATTGATTTAAACTTATCAAGTTTGATTAACATGTGATATTACAGTAAATTGATGTTATTTGTCGAATTATTCGATacataaaatcaaaatttcatacATAAATGTATTAAATAACACGAAAAATCTTCAAAGCGTGTGCCATTTTTGATTACTTCCTTTCGAGcaaaattttaaatgaaaaaaaaatcaaaagtgTCGGAATGAAATAGTGAATTCGACTCGTCGTTTTTTATACGATAATAATttgcacaaattttttttaaaaaaatataagttataataattcaaaaataattataaatttaaaaaagacTAGTAATTAAATTGTAGCGTTGGgacaaaaatattaattgttgGCAATGTAGTATGGTGCCTAAGAGAAATATTATATCTATTTTAAGTCAAATATTTGGTGGAAAGAATAGTAcaagaatttattattttcccCGAACAAGTGCAACAAAATTGTACCGAATTACCTCatacatggctacaaaattaaTGACAATATCGACGTCTCACCAGAAGCAATTAGTTGCATGTTAGTagcctttttctttttttttccatgCCTCCAGATTATATATCCAGGGGTTCAagatattgttttcagcagcacccttagctgctgcTCATATATCTTCAGTCTccgacttgagcgtcggagaggCTACGCCGGGATACCCTctcggcccccttctaacgatcttattcatgatttcaggctcaggataatttcaaaacctgcgtctggactagtgacacttgctggaagcAGACCCTAAAATTTTCCATGAATATCAAATAACATAATAAGCTAGACCGAACAAATCCTCTAGCGTCGTCGCCTATATACATTACTTGTCCATTTAGTTGATTTATTCAACTCCAGCACTCGAACCCGAGCCACTACAAGGGCTAAAGCCCCAAATTTTGCAATCATAACTCTATAAAAATAATCCCTCTTccgttttaaatttttttatggtaAGTTTAAATGGCAATTAATCATGCAGCTACAgcgtaaattaaattaattttcttgCAAAAAATGTAACTTGAAGTTGCCAAGTGTGCAGGCAATTAAAAATCTCAAGCATTTCCTTTTCGCATTCTTGCACTTATGATCCAAGCCACTGGCTATCTAATCTACGCATTTAGTAGGAATTGACTTCTTAAAATTACAAATTACTTTGAATTATAATATACATATAAGCTCGCAGATTCTTTAGGATTTAATTTGATCAGTAATATTTAATGTCACATTTTTTCATCCGTATATatagtatttatatatatattgatcaaTAAAATATGAAACTTGGAGGGGaggatattttatttatatgggcCACCAGGAAATGGAATGCTTACAAAGAAATTAATGTAAATTCCGATGTCTCAATTATATTGTGGGGATGGATTCTTGTTGTCTGCACATGattcgaatatatatatatattatttcatgTCTTTGTTTCGATTATTCAGACCCTACACGTATGAGTGACATCCTAACAATATTTTGCTACaaactattaattaattttggAAGATTATATTGCCTCATTTTTTCCCCATGTCGTTCACtcgaaatatatatatgtacaaaaTATTAAGTGGTGCTTCATTGTAAGTATATATCTTGTTGATCAAAATATATGGAAAAACAGGACATATATGCAGTAAACCAAACAAGCGTGCTGTTCACAGTAGAGTATGACTAATGTATAAAACCAGCAAATCAGTATCTTGAGGAAAACAATAgaataatgcttaattaaatcaaaccgaGGTCTGTAGCTTGTACAGTtttcttaaaacagattcgcccCCTCCGGTATGTGCTCCGAGGATTCAGCGaacgtctgtttcccaggatacaacgggCAAACCAGCAGAGTTGCAGCACAAAGTACTATGCTAGCGAACAAATTCAGTACCTGAACTTTATCAGTGAACAGAGCAGAAGCAGAACACGCAGAAGTAGTACTGTAGCAGCAGTACTGTAGCAGAACAAAGCACTGTGGGACAAACTCACCTTTCCAAATTTCCATTCACTCACATGGAAAGCCCATAAGCCTAAAAGCCCACCTTTAATCCAACATACCTAACATGTGTTTATATGTGGAAGCTGTATTTTTGTATATAAATTACTGTTATAATTGGATCTTGAACTCGACCATCGACCGCCTAAATCTGGATTCCAAAGTAATATGTGCTTCTTCAACAAAATGTTTTATCGAGtaggtttttaaaattttttaaaaaccatAACATTTATTACATTTAAGTATAGCAGTGAAGAGCCttttttaatacatatttaaatgaaaatacaaattaaagaataaaaaaatcacattttCTTGGTTTTATTTTTGGCATTAAAAGCTTGTCGATACAAATGCAGTCGAGGTAGAGTTGTgcggatatttaattatttcgGATGGATACGGCCCTTTGTCCGCCTCGGCACACGAAAAGAGTTTGGTCCATTTAATAAATGAAATGGGTGGCATGATAAGTACATTTTGTGTTATATTTGTATACAGAAAATAAATAAGGATGCGGAATAGCTGATCCCCCGAGTTCGAATCCCCGGcgtgtgttgtaattaaaaaaaataaataaggatgtgataccatatttaaaaattaagatTAGATATGGTAATACAGATAATAcaaaatgatttaaatattcagtgtgtttattttatatgatgtaatactatatattaatattttaagcCTATGTAATAGACAAATTAGTGAGATACAAAAAAATCGACATTTAATTTCAGTTTGAAGTTAgaaataaaatgataaatagttaatatagtatttgatttgactgataaatgatattttgtatcattgtccttttaataattaataaaataatattattattatttattaagagtaatattgtaattaaaatgatttatctATGTaagataaattatttataaattaaaaataatatgataaATAAGTACTTCAAACTCTCCGAAAAGTTTTTGTATATCACTATACAACTAATCGGCCTAAACTTGTAGACCAAGACAAATAAAATTGGGCCTGATATCATAGGTCATGAACTAGTGGGCTCTTCCAGAAAGAAATAGAAATCTGTATTTAAAACCCAAATATGATTGATACAGGCTTAGAGATAAAGCCCAATACTATAGTAGCATCAGTGGCTGAGATATGTGGCAAATTCATTGGCCATTAGTTATTTTTCACGTTTGCCTTGCTGTCTCATCAGTCCGTTCACGCCATTGATTCAGGTAAATCGATCcacaaaattcaattttttttctctgtttgtttggttttttgTTTCAAACTTTATCTGTATCTATGTTCAGCTGCATACGTGATCCAATTTTTCACTTTCTATTCGATCCTGTGTCAGAATCTAGGGGTTCATAAAAGGCTCGGGAGCTAGAATTTGTGTTTCGATTATCTTCTTAGGAGCCTCCACGATTCTATTAAAGTTACGTGATTATTCATCCCTAATCCTAGTGAAGTTGTCTATTGTATTGTGTGATCTTGTCTTAACTCAAAAAATGTTTGATCGTAGCtgatttatgtatatttttccTGTTTTTTAGTTGGTTTATTGTTTTTTAAGATATAATTTGACCTAGGATTGCATTCACCACTGGCAAAAACAACTGAGTGAACATCTTCGCCTTTAATTTTAATGCTTGTATTTGAAATGTGATGTTGAAGGATGGGATTCATAATGGAGTTTGCCGAGAATTTGATTCTGCGAATGATGGAGGATCCGAAGGAGAGGGACAGGAAATTTAGGGAGCGTTTGTATGATAGGAAAGACAGGTGCCAGAAAACTAAGGAAATGTGGAGCTTACCTCTGCGTCCCTATGGATTCTGGACCTTCGAGCGGCACAATGCTCAGATTTTCTGGGATTCTCAGATTAGCCAAGTTCCAGGGCGCAGGGACCCATATGATGACCTCATCCAAGAAGCTTCTTCGTCTTCCTCATCCAAATAATTGGTCAGTTTGTAACATGTTCCGTTCTTTTTGTGGAAACTACACGTAAGAAACTTTGTATGAGTATCACTATGAGCTTATGACAGTTCAGGACTAAAAATATGGTATAGGTTTTAGGGTCACAATTCTTACGAGACTACATTTTGGTGCAGACTATTTGAGCGTTACGGATTAATTACTTCTCATTTTTTCTTCAATATAAAATGTAAGCTGGTTGCTTCTGAGATTCTTTTTATATGTACACCGAAAAATAAATTGTTGATATTGGATATGAATACTAGTTGCATTCATATATGTACGTATGGGAGTTACAGGATTTGCATTATTCTCAATAGTGTAAAATGGAAAGCCTGTCATACTGCCTGAACCTGATGGATGGATTCTGGAAGAGTCCTTGTGATATATCCATATAAAGATAAAAGCTACATAATTTCTAACTTTCGCTGCATCGTTATGTAAACAGGTTGTTGCATATACTATTGGTGAGAATATTTTGGAACCTATTCGTTGTTGGCATTAATGTCACGAGTTATGGCTGCTGCAAACTGTCGTTGTAAAACTTTGTTTCATCGTCCtactttttatgtcaagatgTATATTATTTCCAGCACAGGCATTTCAGCTGTGCATTAAGTTTCAATGGCCTTGGTGTTGTTTCAGTTTTGATTTCTCCAGCATTAACTTTCCTATGTTCACAAAATAAACACCTTCCTAGAAGGGCCAGTTGTTCACATTTCCACCAGAATCACCTCTACCAACACAACCTCCATTCTTACGTGGCGTTATGCACGTGATTCGTGAGAGAATTTAACTGTGTTTAAGAAAATGCAATGATGTTTTATACGCTCATCCAAGTACATtcaaaactcaaagatataaaCCTTTATGAAACAAATTAAGAACTAAAGAAATGCCGCAGACATTTCTTATCCCTGTCCGGTTTATGTTGACACTGCCTTGTTATTTAAGGATAAGATAACAGCAGTTCTATTTTTGTTAACTGTGCAGAAGCTCAAACAAGAATCAGAGTTTAAAAATGGAATCACACGTTCAAGAATCAAAGTGTTATGATTGAAAAATTGTGTTGGGGTATCTGATGATTCTGTGTTGTTTTTCATGCAGGGGAATTTAAAGCATCCAGCTTTCAGGGAGTCTGGATAGAgatgtattttgttttttacTGGCTATGTGCTGCAGATCAGCGAGACCAAGAAAGCTCTAtattcaaaacttattattgtGGAACATAAATTATGGGGTTGAGAATAAACTGCATTTTCTTCTGCATCTATGTTATTGATACTGTCACGCCCGGCGTTACTCTCAAATTTatattcgaaaacaacaagcctcagaagtacaaaattcataaaccagccttttattcataatactaaATAATTCGTTGTCTAATACAAACTCAAatactaatgttttacagcggaaatgtaaaatcaGATATAACAATGTCTTAACAGATACAGCGAAAACATAACTTAGAATTGAAAAACAACCGTCTTCTTCGTTAGCCTCAAAACTGATGCTgttctcgctactggatttttctGCTTGAACAAAGGTactctcttagctcgaattttCAAGTGATACTCAAGAtttgtaacaccaattcagatatttgagggtgttattta is part of the Primulina tabacum isolate GXHZ01 chromosome 18, ASM2559414v2, whole genome shotgun sequence genome and encodes:
- the LOC142533761 gene encoding uncharacterized protein LOC142533761; translated protein: MGFIMEFAENLILRMMEDPKERDRKFRERLYDRKDRCQKTKEMWSLPLRPYGFWTFERHNAQIFWDSQISQVPGRRDPYDDLIQEASSSSSSK
- the LOC142533192 gene encoding F-box protein At1g67340-like, which gives rise to MRTRRGLCYPKEVNMCVANNSRAVKRRKLEEVNGGYTIACRRMLKESPQIAGGRDLFDALPDDIVLTILCKLSSTAACPADLINVLITCKRLNGLGLHSLVLSKSSQKMLEVKAKNWSESAHRFLKLCVEAGNIEACFILGMIRFYCLHNRGSGASLMAKAAIASHASALYSLAIVQFNGSGSSKNDKDLRAGVALCARAAFLGHVDALRELGHCLQDGYGVKQNVAEGRRFLVQANARELATFLAADPSAVAPSSWLTWNPHRHVVGSGCPLLSDFGCNVPTPEAHPANRFLADWFSDQIGNTPGSGLRLCSHTACGRPETRRHEFRRCSVCGAVNYCSRACQALDWKLRHKVQCAPVERLADDDGYFNGDGNDHGDGINGNGGEAMEES